A window of Ignavibacteria bacterium contains these coding sequences:
- the tgt gene encoding tRNA guanosine(34) transglycosylase Tgt: MFFRLEHTSKNSKARAGVIQTSHGKINTPIYMPVGTQGSVKAIEQRELQEIGTQIILGNTYHLYLRPGIEVLEELGGLHNFMNWDKSILTDSGGFQIYSLSELRKIKSDGVEFRSHLDGSSHLFTPEKVIEIQRAIGSDIMMILDECVSLPAQYDYVKKSIELTTTWALAARESIERIPKYYDHEQYTFGIIQGGTFQDLREISAREITNIDFDGFAIGGLAVGETTEEMYSFTDFTTDFMPKNKPRYLMGVGRPENILEAIYRGIDMFDCVMPTRNGRNAYLFSNSGVISIRNNQYKTDPEPVDGSCDCYLCQNFSRAYLRHLFNAKEILALQLATIHNLRFYLNLISEAREMILDDSFEEWKKQKVKQITKRISNYN, from the coding sequence TTGTTCTTCCGGCTTGAACACACTTCGAAAAATTCGAAAGCACGTGCAGGAGTAATTCAAACTTCTCATGGAAAAATTAATACTCCGATTTACATGCCAGTTGGAACGCAAGGAAGCGTAAAAGCGATTGAACAAAGAGAACTCCAAGAAATTGGGACGCAAATAATTCTTGGGAATACATATCATCTTTATTTGAGGCCTGGAATAGAAGTGTTAGAGGAACTTGGTGGATTACATAATTTCATGAATTGGGATAAGTCAATTCTGACTGACAGCGGCGGATTTCAAATTTACAGTCTATCCGAATTAAGAAAGATTAAATCGGACGGAGTTGAATTCCGATCGCACTTAGATGGTTCTTCTCACTTATTTACTCCAGAAAAAGTTATAGAAATTCAAAGAGCAATCGGTTCTGATATAATGATGATTTTAGATGAATGCGTTTCTCTTCCAGCTCAATACGATTATGTAAAGAAATCCATCGAGTTAACAACAACATGGGCTTTAGCTGCAAGAGAATCGATTGAGAGAATTCCAAAGTACTACGACCATGAACAGTACACTTTTGGTATAATTCAAGGCGGCACCTTTCAGGATTTGAGGGAAATCTCGGCTCGTGAAATTACAAATATTGATTTTGATGGATTTGCAATCGGCGGTCTTGCTGTAGGTGAAACAACTGAAGAAATGTACTCTTTCACAGATTTTACCACTGACTTTATGCCCAAAAATAAACCACGTTATTTGATGGGAGTTGGCAGACCCGAAAATATACTGGAAGCCATCTATCGCGGTATTGATATGTTTGATTGTGTCATGCCCACTCGCAACGGCAGGAATGCATATTTATTCAGTAATTCAGGTGTAATATCTATCAGAAATAATCAGTACAAAACTGACCCAGAACCTGTTGATGGATCTTGTGATTGTTATCTCTGCCAGAATTTTAGTCGTGCTTATTTACGGCATCTTTTTAATGCGAAGGAGATTTTAGCTCTTCAGCTTGCCACTATCCACAATTTAAGATTTTATTTAAATTTGATTTCAGAAGCTCGTGAAATGATTCTTGATGATTCTTTCGAAGAGTGGAAAAAACAAAAAGTAAAACAAATAACTAAAAGAATTAGTAACTATAATTAA
- a CDS encoding RtcB family protein: MNIQKISEVKYRIPKSNYPFMRVDGLIYADDILIEAIKNDKTIEQVANTASLPGIINSSLGMPDAHQGYGFCIGGVAAVDFKEGVISPGGIGYDINCGVRLLATDLQFNQVKAKISELVKNLFQEIPSGTGKSGRLKLSHSELNDVMKLGVDWSIKSKYAFNSDRDFIEEHGCIPNANPEMVSNRAKDRGRDQLGTLGSGNHFVEVQVVQEIFDDETAKAFNLHKEQIVILVHTGSRGLGHQVCTDYLREMDAAMKSYGISMPDRELACVPIDSKEGKNYLAAMASAANFAFNNRQLITFNVREVFKRLFKTEQVKIVYDVCHNIAKIEEHNVNSEKKKVLVHRKGATRAFPKKHKDIPAAYKEYGQPVLIPGSMGTYSYVLVGTETAMEETFGSTCHGAGRALSRNKAKQLMTADEAVKKLNEKGITIHASTRSGITEEIPEAYKNISSVVDVVHRAGISLKVAKLKPIGVIKG; the protein is encoded by the coding sequence ATGAACATTCAAAAAATCTCTGAAGTAAAATACCGCATCCCAAAATCGAATTACCCATTCATGAGGGTGGATGGATTAATTTATGCTGATGATATTTTAATTGAAGCAATTAAAAATGATAAGACGATCGAGCAAGTTGCTAATACAGCTTCGCTGCCGGGAATTATAAATTCGTCGCTTGGGATGCCTGACGCCCATCAGGGATATGGATTTTGTATTGGCGGAGTCGCTGCAGTTGATTTCAAGGAGGGAGTAATTTCGCCTGGAGGAATCGGCTACGATATTAATTGCGGAGTTCGATTACTAGCGACTGATTTGCAGTTCAATCAGGTAAAAGCCAAAATCTCGGAATTAGTAAAAAATCTATTCCAAGAAATTCCATCCGGAACCGGAAAAAGTGGAAGATTAAAACTAAGCCATTCTGAATTGAATGATGTTATGAAATTGGGGGTCGACTGGTCGATTAAAAGTAAATATGCATTTAACTCCGATCGAGATTTTATAGAAGAACATGGATGCATTCCAAATGCAAATCCGGAAATGGTTTCCAATCGTGCAAAAGATAGAGGAAGAGATCAATTGGGGACACTTGGTTCAGGAAATCATTTTGTCGAAGTGCAAGTTGTACAAGAAATATTTGATGATGAGACAGCAAAGGCATTTAATCTCCATAAGGAACAGATCGTAATTCTGGTTCATACAGGTTCACGAGGTTTGGGTCATCAGGTCTGCACTGATTATTTACGCGAAATGGATGCTGCTATGAAATCGTATGGTATTTCTATGCCTGATAGAGAATTAGCATGTGTGCCAATCGATTCTAAAGAAGGAAAAAATTATTTAGCAGCTATGGCTTCTGCGGCAAACTTTGCATTCAACAATCGACAATTGATTACATTTAATGTAAGAGAAGTTTTTAAAAGACTATTTAAAACCGAACAAGTAAAAATTGTTTATGATGTTTGTCATAACATCGCCAAAATTGAAGAACACAACGTCAACTCCGAAAAGAAGAAAGTTCTTGTCCATAGAAAAGGTGCAACGAGAGCTTTCCCCAAAAAGCATAAGGATATACCGGCAGCTTATAAAGAATATGGGCAGCCTGTGCTAATACCCGGTAGCATGGGGACTTATTCGTATGTACTTGTTGGAACCGAGACAGCTATGGAAGAAACATTTGGTTCAACTTGTCATGGAGCTGGAAGGGCGCTTTCCCGCAATAAAGCTAAACAGCTCATGACTGCAGACGAAGCGGTTAAAAAGTTGAATGAAAAAGGAATCACTATTCATGCATCAACTCGGAGCGGAATAACCGAGGAAATTCCTGAAGCATATAAAAATATTTCTTCAGTGGTTGATGTCGTTCACAGAGCAGGTATCTCATTAAAAGTAGCTAAACTTAAACCGATTGGTGTTATAAAAGGTTAA
- a CDS encoding NUDIX hydrolase: MLTRWKKISSMMKYENKYWTYLIDQFTIDGSKEFEYHYVHTLGSTMIVPQLENGKFLLVEQYRYLNDMFSLEFPCGSIEKEFSKIENAKKELVEETGYSTESLVEIGFFSPYNGVGDEICTVYFANQLKNFGSLPDETEKFIIHELTEDDIDKKVLTNEIWDGMTISAWTFYKTKIRERK, from the coding sequence ATGCTGACTCGCTGGAAAAAAATTTCTTCTATGATGAAGTATGAGAATAAGTATTGGACTTATTTGATTGATCAATTTACTATCGATGGTTCAAAGGAATTTGAATATCATTATGTCCACACTCTTGGATCAACTATGATCGTTCCGCAGCTTGAGAATGGAAAATTCTTACTTGTTGAACAGTACAGATATTTGAATGACATGTTCAGTCTCGAGTTCCCTTGCGGGTCAATAGAGAAAGAGTTTTCAAAAATTGAAAACGCTAAAAAAGAATTGGTCGAAGAGACGGGTTATTCCACCGAAAGTTTGGTCGAAATTGGATTTTTTTCTCCTTACAATGGTGTCGGAGATGAAATCTGCACTGTTTATTTCGCTAATCAACTGAAAAACTTTGGTTCCTTGCCAGATGAAACAGAGAAATTTATTATTCATGAGCTTACTGAAGATGATATAGATAAAAAAGTACTCACCAATGAAATCTGGGATGGGATGACGATCTCAGCGTGGACGTTTTATAAAACTAAAATCAGAGAACGAAAATGA
- a CDS encoding nodulation protein NfeD — translation MKKIIFILLFSSLYTVSFSQTAKKVYVIEISGEIDLGLAPYVERVINDAEEEGFQAILLKVNTFGGRVDAATRIKDALLKSNVLTIAFVNNRAISAGALITISAQKIAMAPGSSMGATTVVDQSGQYASEKYQSYMRSEMRSTAERNKRRPDIAEAMVDQKVVLKDLPELDDSTKLLTLTTEEAHKYGYCDFISSDVVEVLEHFGIEDPELIYSSTNWAEEVVRFLSNPIISGILIMIGIVGLFTEVKTPGWGLPGTAGIIALVLFFGTNYILQLANIWEILIFIIGLALLLIEIFYIPGFGFVGVIGILMMIGSIFFGLLSDFPIVTGDDISAAIIQLAFSIVLGIISIVILSKFLPKTTVWNRLILSQEEKIQEGFSSNPDLSFLLGKMGKAVTQLRPAGIALIENKRIDVVTEGEFIAANSEISVMKVEGSKVIVRESKV, via the coding sequence ATGAAAAAAATAATTTTCATTTTACTGTTTAGTTCTCTTTACACGGTAAGTTTCAGTCAAACTGCGAAAAAAGTTTATGTGATAGAAATCTCCGGAGAAATTGATCTCGGATTGGCTCCTTATGTAGAAAGAGTTATCAATGATGCAGAAGAAGAAGGATTCCAAGCGATCCTACTGAAAGTCAACACTTTTGGCGGAAGAGTTGATGCCGCAACTAGGATCAAGGATGCTCTGCTAAAGTCGAATGTTCTAACGATTGCTTTTGTTAACAATCGAGCAATCTCAGCGGGAGCTTTGATCACTATCTCAGCACAAAAAATTGCTATGGCGCCAGGCTCCTCAATGGGTGCAACAACTGTGGTGGATCAAAGCGGGCAATACGCTTCTGAGAAATATCAATCTTATATGAGATCAGAGATGCGGTCGACTGCCGAACGGAATAAACGCAGACCAGATATTGCTGAAGCAATGGTAGATCAAAAAGTAGTGCTAAAGGATTTACCAGAATTGGATGACTCTACAAAACTCCTAACACTCACAACTGAAGAAGCTCATAAATATGGATATTGTGATTTTATTTCGTCTGATGTTGTTGAAGTGCTTGAACATTTTGGGATAGAAGATCCTGAGTTGATTTACTCCTCAACTAATTGGGCTGAAGAGGTTGTCAGGTTTTTAAGCAATCCAATTATCAGCGGAATTTTAATAATGATTGGAATTGTCGGTCTTTTCACTGAAGTTAAAACACCCGGATGGGGATTGCCTGGTACAGCTGGAATTATCGCCCTCGTTTTATTTTTTGGAACAAATTACATTCTTCAGTTGGCTAATATTTGGGAGATTTTAATTTTCATTATTGGACTTGCACTTCTGCTTATTGAAATATTTTATATACCAGGATTCGGCTTTGTAGGTGTCATAGGCATTTTAATGATGATTGGATCAATCTTTTTCGGGCTGCTCAGCGATTTTCCAATTGTAACCGGAGATGATATATCTGCTGCAATAATTCAATTAGCATTTTCAATTGTACTTGGAATTATTTCAATAGTAATTTTATCAAAGTTCTTACCGAAGACAACTGTATGGAATCGTTTGATACTATCTCAGGAAGAAAAAATTCAGGAAGGATTCTCCTCAAATCCTGACCTCAGTTTCTTGTTAGGGAAAATGGGAAAAGCTGTTACTCAATTGAGACCTGCTGGAATTGCACTGATTGAAAATAAAAGAATTGACGTCGTAACAGAAGGGGAATTTATCGCTGCTAATTCTGAAATCTCTGTTATGAAAGTCGAAGGTTCAAAAGTAATAGTCAGAGAGAGTAAAGTCTAA
- the yajC gene encoding preprotein translocase subunit YajC translates to MFAAIFLIFYFLIIRPQQKRQKERDKLLGELKKGDKVITGSGIHGTIIGIEEKTVLIQVSDNVKLKFERSAVATILSD, encoded by the coding sequence ATGTTCGCAGCAATATTTCTAATTTTTTATTTCCTGATAATCCGTCCACAACAAAAGCGACAAAAGGAAAGAGATAAATTGCTGGGCGAATTGAAAAAAGGAGATAAAGTCATCACCGGAAGCGGCATTCATGGTACAATTATCGGGATTGAAGAGAAAACAGTTCTCATTCAAGTTAGTGATAATGTCAAATTGAAATTTGAGCGTAGCGCTGTAGCCACTATTCTATCCGACTGA
- the sucD gene encoding succinate--CoA ligase subunit alpha, whose translation MSILVNKKSRVVVQGITGGEGSFHTTQMIEYGTKVVAGVVPGKGGQNFQNVPIYNTVSEAVKNQKADTAVIFVPPAFAPDAILESAYAGIKVIICITEGIPAKDMIAVYNVIKRLGVHLVGPNCPGVITPGECKLGIMPGFIHKKGKVGLVSRSGTLTYEAVKQLTELGIGQSTCVGIGGDPIIGSSFLDIIKLFNEDKNTEAIVMIGEIGGSAEEEAAAYIKKNVKKPVVGFIAGRTAPPGRRMGHAGAIISGGKGTAAEKMAAMKKAGIHVVESPAEIGITMKKVLSKTKSKPKKKSVISKKKVQTKKKKQTRKK comes from the coding sequence ATGAGTATTTTAGTTAATAAAAAATCCCGTGTTGTTGTTCAAGGAATTACCGGCGGTGAAGGTTCATTTCATACTACTCAAATGATCGAGTATGGAACGAAAGTAGTGGCGGGTGTTGTACCTGGAAAAGGAGGACAAAATTTTCAGAATGTTCCAATTTATAATACCGTTAGTGAAGCTGTGAAAAATCAAAAAGCAGACACTGCAGTAATTTTCGTACCTCCAGCTTTCGCCCCAGATGCAATCCTAGAATCAGCTTATGCCGGAATTAAAGTTATTATTTGTATTACTGAAGGTATTCCTGCAAAGGATATGATTGCTGTTTATAATGTGATAAAGAGATTAGGAGTTCATCTTGTTGGGCCAAACTGTCCGGGAGTTATAACACCAGGTGAATGTAAACTTGGAATAATGCCCGGCTTCATTCACAAAAAAGGAAAAGTTGGATTAGTTTCACGAAGCGGAACTTTAACTTACGAAGCTGTGAAACAGCTGACAGAACTCGGAATTGGACAATCTACATGCGTTGGGATTGGCGGCGATCCAATCATTGGCTCATCATTTCTTGACATAATTAAATTATTCAACGAAGATAAGAACACAGAAGCTATCGTGATGATCGGTGAGATTGGAGGTTCTGCGGAAGAGGAAGCTGCAGCTTACATCAAAAAAAATGTTAAGAAACCGGTGGTTGGATTTATTGCCGGAAGAACTGCCCCTCCCGGAAGAAGAATGGGACATGCCGGTGCAATCATCTCAGGTGGAAAGGGAACTGCTGCAGAAAAAATGGCAGCAATGAAAAAAGCAGGAATTCATGTCGTAGAAAGCCCTGCCGAAATTGGCATTACGATGAAAAAAGTCCTATCGAAAACTAAATCAAAACCAAAGAAGAAAAGTGTTATTAGTAAAAAGAAAGTTCAAACGAAGAAAAAAAAGCAAACAAGAAAGAAATAG
- a CDS encoding DUF1343 domain-containing protein: MKTYIFLFLLIPIFSYSKVLIGIESLISDQFHLIENKNIGIITNHTSVIPSGKHFVDHLFEMKKVNIVALFGPEHGIRGDIPDGSIINNSIDALTGITIYSLYGDIRKPTKDMLKGIDVLIFDIQDVGARFYTYISTLNNCIEAAAENNIKFIVCDRPNPIGGVKVAGPILKPNVKSFVGIQPIPVQHGMTVGELAMMFNDEGWFENNVKADLTVIKVRNWSRSQLFDQTGMNWINPSPNMVSSEAALIYPGLCLIEGTNVSEGRGTLKPFLTIGAPYIDSDRLIKELQQTDLKGVKFNSISFTPVAIKNMNANPKYKDKPCKGLQIQVTDPQEVEAVKLGITIIYLINSLHKSEFKFDTTRFNRLMGDDSIIDKILAGKTPEDILGSWESELTNFIKIREKYLFYN; this comes from the coding sequence ATGAAAACGTATATTTTTTTATTTCTGCTAATCCCGATTTTTTCCTATTCAAAAGTCTTAATTGGAATTGAAAGCCTTATCTCAGATCAATTTCATCTTATCGAAAATAAAAATATTGGTATCATCACAAATCATACGAGTGTAATTCCAAGTGGAAAACATTTTGTAGATCATCTTTTTGAAATGAAAAAAGTGAATATCGTTGCGCTATTTGGACCCGAACATGGGATCCGTGGAGATATTCCTGATGGAAGTATAATTAATAATTCCATTGATGCGCTAACTGGCATAACAATTTATTCTCTTTACGGTGATATACGAAAACCAACTAAAGACATGTTAAAAGGGATCGATGTTTTGATCTTTGATATTCAAGATGTCGGTGCTCGATTCTATACGTACATTAGCACATTAAACAATTGCATCGAAGCAGCGGCAGAAAATAATATTAAGTTCATTGTATGTGATAGACCGAATCCTATTGGTGGAGTAAAAGTCGCAGGGCCGATCCTCAAACCAAATGTAAAATCATTTGTTGGAATTCAACCAATTCCAGTACAACATGGAATGACTGTTGGAGAATTAGCAATGATGTTCAATGATGAGGGGTGGTTTGAAAATAATGTTAAAGCAGATCTAACTGTAATAAAAGTTAGAAACTGGAGTCGTTCACAATTATTTGACCAAACAGGTATGAATTGGATTAATCCTTCACCAAATATGGTCAGTTCAGAAGCTGCACTGATTTATCCAGGCTTGTGCTTAATTGAAGGAACAAATGTTTCCGAAGGGAGAGGAACATTAAAACCATTTTTAACGATCGGTGCCCCCTACATAGACTCTGATAGATTGATTAAAGAGTTGCAGCAAACTGATTTGAAAGGTGTAAAATTTAACTCAATATCATTTACACCTGTAGCAATAAAAAACATGAATGCAAATCCCAAATACAAAGATAAACCGTGTAAAGGCCTTCAAATTCAGGTAACTGATCCGCAGGAAGTTGAAGCTGTTAAATTGGGAATAACTATTATTTATTTAATTAATTCACTTCATAAAAGTGAGTTCAAATTTGATACCACCCGCTTCAATCGATTGATGGGAGATGACTCAATTATCGATAAAATTCTTGCAGGGAAAACACCAGAAGATATTCTTGGTTCTTGGGAAAGTGAGTTAACTAACTTTATCAAAATTAGAGAGAAATATCTTTTCTACAATTAA
- a CDS encoding archease, with translation MSIEFLEHTSDIGVRVIASKLENAFEESAAALLELIFGNVNDLNDNLQGDVSEIKISGIDSPSLLVNFLNEILYLIDSENIYPNDIKVKFLNSERLNFKYCKKYFELENHPINLYVKAVTYHQLKIINAEENAIIEYFVDI, from the coding sequence ATGAGCATTGAATTCTTAGAACATACTTCTGACATCGGTGTGCGTGTAATTGCATCGAAATTGGAAAATGCTTTTGAGGAATCGGCAGCAGCATTGCTTGAACTTATTTTCGGAAATGTGAATGACCTCAACGATAATCTGCAGGGGGATGTTTCGGAAATTAAGATTAGTGGGATTGATTCCCCCTCACTTCTTGTTAACTTTTTAAATGAAATTCTTTATTTGATAGATTCAGAAAATATCTATCCAAATGACATAAAAGTTAAGTTCTTGAATTCAGAGAGGCTGAATTTCAAGTATTGTAAGAAATACTTTGAACTTGAAAATCATCCAATTAATTTGTATGTAAAAGCAGTGACTTATCATCAGTTAAAAATTATTAATGCTGAGGAAAATGCTATCATCGAATATTTTGTTGATATATGA
- a CDS encoding HlyC/CorC family transporter, with protein sequence MTELSIIVISLLASAYFSANEIAFVVANKIKIEVRAKREIFGAVAARKIIKNPQEVFTTLLIANNIANITFATVSGLYLTSSLNLNELETLLATTFILLIFGEIIPKALTREMADISILYFSYPYKIIKVVLLPLIKILNSVTNLLLNLIKVKSTIPQIFEKEDIKILLREGESVGTVDREDHAIINRVIKLGDQKVYGAMRPRTEIVACSINTSPQELNAIFIESGYSKIPVYENSIDNIIGVVFTQDMFTKFSEIKEIIKPINFYPETKLSIELLREFIDEDISIGVIVDEYGGTAGIVTSEDLFEELLGEIKDEYDVEENICRKVGENTYLISGRSEIENVTETLKIEIPEGNYETIAGYIILKLGKIPAEGEEFNIDQFKISIIKSTPNRIDLVRMIELKTPEG encoded by the coding sequence ATGACAGAATTATCAATCATAGTAATTTCACTTTTGGCTTCTGCATATTTTTCTGCGAATGAGATTGCATTTGTTGTTGCTAATAAGATTAAAATTGAAGTGAGAGCTAAACGAGAAATCTTTGGAGCAGTTGCAGCAAGAAAGATTATTAAAAATCCACAAGAAGTGTTTACAACACTTTTAATCGCTAACAACATTGCGAATATCACTTTCGCAACAGTTAGCGGGTTGTATCTAACGTCTTCACTAAATTTGAATGAACTAGAAACTTTGCTTGCCACAACTTTTATCTTATTAATTTTTGGTGAGATTATCCCAAAAGCTTTAACACGAGAAATGGCTGATATTTCAATTCTTTATTTTTCTTATCCTTATAAAATAATTAAAGTTGTACTTCTCCCTCTGATAAAAATCTTAAACTCCGTAACAAATCTTTTACTCAATCTAATAAAAGTGAAAAGCACAATACCCCAAATATTTGAGAAGGAGGATATAAAAATCCTTTTACGTGAAGGAGAAAGTGTTGGCACGGTTGATAGAGAAGATCACGCAATAATCAATAGAGTGATCAAACTTGGTGATCAAAAAGTTTACGGTGCAATGCGTCCGAGGACGGAAATTGTGGCGTGCAGCATTAATACGAGTCCACAAGAATTGAATGCAATATTTATCGAATCTGGATATTCGAAAATTCCAGTTTATGAAAATTCAATCGATAACATTATCGGTGTTGTCTTCACGCAAGATATGTTCACAAAATTTTCGGAAATTAAGGAGATAATAAAGCCCATCAATTTTTATCCGGAGACGAAATTGAGTATTGAACTTCTCCGCGAGTTTATTGATGAAGATATCTCGATTGGCGTGATAGTTGATGAATACGGCGGTACTGCAGGAATTGTCACTTCAGAAGATTTATTCGAAGAGTTACTTGGCGAAATTAAAGATGAGTACGATGTTGAAGAAAACATCTGTCGAAAGGTTGGTGAGAATACTTATTTAATAAGCGGCCGATCTGAAATTGAAAATGTAACCGAAACATTGAAAATCGAAATTCCGGAAGGCAATTATGAAACAATTGCTGGTTACATTATTCTTAAGCTGGGGAAAATTCCTGCTGAGGGGGAAGAATTTAATATTGATCAGTTTAAAATCTCAATTATTAAATCAACTCCTAACCGGATTGACTTAGTTCGAATGATTGAATTAAAAACACCTGAGGGTTGA
- the tatA gene encoding twin-arginine translocase TatA/TatE family subunit: MFGNIGAPEIILILLVVLVLFGAKKIPELAQGLGKGIREFKKSMKDIEEDISAEDKKISSGENKKS; this comes from the coding sequence ATGTTTGGTAACATTGGCGCCCCTGAAATAATTCTTATACTATTAGTAGTCTTAGTTTTATTCGGAGCAAAAAAAATCCCAGAGCTTGCACAAGGGCTTGGAAAAGGAATCCGCGAATTTAAAAAATCAATGAAAGATATTGAAGAAGATATCAGTGCTGAAGATAAAAAGATTTCTTCAGGGGAAAATAAAAAATCTTAA
- a CDS encoding nucleoside-diphosphate kinase, with amino-acid sequence MERTLAILKPDCVKKNLIGKVIDKIVDANFKIVGMKMIQLSKESAQEFYVVHKERLFYKDLVEFMTSGFCVPIALEKENAVADFRGLIGATDPAEAKEGTIRKLFASSKQENIVHGSDSVENGKVEISHFFSRNELLG; translated from the coding sequence TTGGAACGAACTCTTGCAATCCTAAAACCCGATTGTGTTAAGAAAAATCTTATTGGAAAAGTTATCGATAAAATCGTTGATGCGAATTTCAAAATAGTTGGAATGAAAATGATTCAACTCTCTAAAGAAAGTGCTCAAGAATTTTATGTGGTTCATAAAGAAAGACTGTTTTATAAGGATCTTGTTGAATTCATGACTTCCGGATTCTGCGTTCCCATTGCTCTCGAAAAGGAAAATGCTGTAGCCGATTTCCGAGGATTAATTGGAGCAACTGATCCTGCCGAAGCTAAAGAAGGAACAATCCGAAAACTTTTTGCTTCCAGCAAGCAAGAAAATATTGTGCATGGCTCTGACTCTGTGGAAAATGGGAAAGTTGAGATTAGTCACTTTTTTTCAAGAAACGAGCTTCTAGGATAA
- the gatA gene encoding Asp-tRNA(Asn)/Glu-tRNA(Gln) amidotransferase subunit GatA yields MVGLHILETQSLPERTKTYLSKIKSNQNLNAFNNLLEHAALHSAERIQNKFNSGHEVGKLAGKVIVVKDLIAAKDSELTCSSAILKGFHSLYNSTVVEKLLMEDAVLIGITNCDEFAMGSSNENSAFGAVSNPKNLMHVPGGSSGGSAAAVSANLCDAALGTDTGGSIRQPAAFCGVYGLKPTYGRVSRYGLVAFASSFDCIGPIANSTYDCADILEVISGKDEKDATSDEKSVPEFSKLISAGVKGIKIGIPKEYFQSGLNDEIRIAIQNQIDLLSKDGCEILEVSLPHTEYSIAAYYILTTAEASANLARYDGARYGKRFDSKDIQQMYIGSRTKGLGKEVKRRIMLGTYVLSSGYYDAYYLKGQKVRRLIQNDFNNVFKKVECLITPTTPTAAFKLGEKVTDPLEMYLNDIYTTSANLAGIPGMNIPIGINSDNLPIGMQVMSNHFNEEILLRISYFIEQKIKTN; encoded by the coding sequence GTGGTCGGATTACATATTCTCGAAACACAGTCTCTGCCAGAGAGAACAAAAACCTATCTCTCAAAAATTAAATCGAATCAGAATCTTAATGCATTTAATAATCTGCTCGAACATGCCGCATTGCATTCTGCTGAGAGAATTCAAAATAAATTTAATTCTGGTCACGAGGTCGGAAAACTTGCCGGCAAAGTCATAGTAGTGAAAGATTTGATTGCAGCTAAAGATTCTGAACTAACTTGCTCTTCAGCCATATTAAAAGGATTTCATTCACTTTATAATTCTACCGTTGTTGAAAAATTGTTAATGGAAGATGCTGTATTAATCGGTATAACCAATTGCGATGAATTCGCTATGGGCTCATCGAATGAAAATTCTGCGTTCGGTGCTGTATCAAATCCAAAAAACTTGATGCATGTTCCAGGTGGTTCGAGCGGAGGTTCGGCTGCAGCAGTTTCAGCGAATTTATGCGATGCTGCACTAGGAACTGATACTGGCGGGTCTATCAGACAACCAGCTGCATTCTGCGGTGTATATGGTTTAAAGCCGACTTATGGAAGAGTTTCGCGCTACGGATTAGTTGCATTCGCATCGTCGTTCGATTGTATTGGACCGATTGCGAACAGCACTTATGATTGTGCTGATATACTTGAGGTAATATCTGGCAAAGACGAAAAAGACGCTACCTCAGATGAGAAGTCGGTTCCTGAATTTTCAAAATTAATATCGGCAGGAGTTAAGGGAATTAAGATTGGAATACCGAAAGAATATTTTCAATCCGGATTAAATGATGAGATCCGTATTGCAATTCAGAATCAAATCGATCTTTTATCGAAAGATGGATGTGAGATATTGGAAGTATCGCTTCCACACACTGAATACTCGATTGCAGCATATTATATTCTAACCACTGCAGAAGCTTCTGCAAATCTCGCTCGCTACGACGGTGCTCGATATGGAAAGCGGTTTGATTCAAAAGATATCCAGCAAATGTATATCGGTTCGCGAACTAAAGGTTTAGGAAAAGAAGTAAAAAGAAGAATTATGCTTGGTACATATGTACTTTCTTCAGGATATTACGATGCATATTATCTTAAAGGACAGAAAGTAAGAAGATTAATCCAAAATGATTTCAATAACGTATTCAAGAAAGTTGAGTGTCTAATTACTCCAACAACGCCAACTGCCGCATTTAAATTAGGTGAGAAAGTAACTGATCCGCTTGAAATGTATCTAAACGATATCTATACAACTTCTGCGAACTTGGCTGGAATTCCTGGAATGAATATCCCAATTGGAATTAATTCGGACAACCTGCCAATCGGAATGCAAGTAATGTCAAATCATTTTAACGAAGAAATTTTATTAAGAATTAGTTATTTCATCGAACAAAAAATTAAAACGAATTAA